The following proteins are encoded in a genomic region of Galbibacter sp. BG1:
- the serC gene encoding 3-phosphoserine/phosphohydroxythreonine transaminase — protein sequence MKKHNFSAGPCILPQEVFKKASEAILNFNGLDLSLIEISHRSKDFIAVMDQAQDLALEHLGLKDKGYKALFLQGGASTQFLNVAYNLLNKKAAYLNTGTWSSKAIKEAKLFGEVVEVASSKDKNFNYIPKGYSIPSDIDYFHCTSNNTIFGTQIKDFPEVAAPLVCDMSSDIFSRVLDFSKFDIIYAGAQKNMGPAGTTLVVVKEDVLGKVDRAIPSMLDYRVHAEKESMFNTPPVFAVYVSMLTLQWLKDLGGVAEIEKRNNAKAELIYGEIDRNPLFKGFAAKEDRSAMNATFNLVDESHKETFDAMAKEAGLNGINGHRSVGGYRASMYNALPLESVQALVDVMQELEKKA from the coding sequence ATGAAAAAGCATAATTTTAGTGCAGGACCTTGCATTTTGCCTCAAGAGGTATTTAAAAAAGCTTCAGAAGCCATTTTAAACTTCAATGGTTTAGATTTATCACTTATCGAAATTTCCCACCGTAGTAAAGATTTTATTGCTGTAATGGACCAAGCTCAAGATTTGGCTTTGGAGCATCTTGGCTTAAAGGACAAGGGATATAAAGCTTTATTTTTACAGGGAGGTGCAAGTACACAATTTTTAAATGTTGCCTACAACCTTCTTAACAAAAAAGCGGCTTACCTAAACACTGGAACATGGTCTTCCAAGGCCATTAAAGAGGCTAAGTTGTTTGGCGAGGTGGTAGAAGTAGCTTCATCAAAAGATAAAAACTTTAATTACATACCTAAAGGGTACAGTATCCCTTCAGATATCGATTACTTCCACTGCACTTCCAACAACACCATATTTGGAACGCAAATAAAAGATTTTCCAGAAGTAGCCGCTCCATTGGTATGCGATATGAGTTCTGATATATTTTCGAGGGTTTTAGACTTTTCAAAATTTGATATCATATATGCTGGAGCCCAAAAAAATATGGGGCCTGCAGGCACAACACTCGTGGTTGTTAAAGAGGATGTTTTAGGAAAAGTTGATAGGGCCATCCCATCGATGTTGGATTATAGGGTTCATGCCGAAAAAGAGAGTATGTTTAATACCCCACCGGTATTTGCAGTTTATGTTTCCATGTTAACGCTGCAATGGTTAAAAGATCTTGGAGGCGTAGCTGAAATTGAAAAGCGAAACAATGCCAAAGCTGAATTAATTTATGGGGAAATCGACAGGAATCCGCTTTTCAAAGGCTTTGCAGCCAAAGAGGACCGTTCTGCTATGAATGCTACATTTAATTTGGTGGACGAAAGCCACAAAGAAACTTTCGATGCCATGGCAAAAGAGGCTGGATTAAATGGTATTAATGGACACCGTAGTGTTGGTGGTTACCGTGCATCTATGTACAACGCTTTACCGCTGGAAAGTGTTCAAGCGCTGGTAGATGTCATGCAAGAACTAGAGAAGAAAGCTTAA
- a CDS encoding D-2-hydroxyacid dehydrogenase, whose protein sequence is MKVLANDGISQSGVDALKDKGFEVITTKVAQDQLENYINENKIDALLVRSATKVRKDLIDACPSLKLIGRGGVGMDNIDVAYAKEKGLHVINTPAASSASVAELVFAHLYGGVRFLYDSNRNMPLEGESKFGQLKKAYAGGVELRGKTLGIIGIGRIGQETAKIALGVGMKVVAFDPFIENVTIPLEFYDGQKVEFNIKTVAKEEVLKQADFLTLHVPAQKEYVLGKKEFEILKDGVGVVNAARGGVIDEVALVEALDSKKLSFAGIDVFENEPTPAIKVLMHPNISLTPHIGAATAEAQDRIGVELADQIADLLK, encoded by the coding sequence ATGAAAGTATTAGCAAACGATGGTATTTCTCAAAGCGGAGTCGATGCTTTAAAGGACAAAGGTTTTGAAGTAATTACCACAAAAGTTGCCCAAGATCAACTTGAGAATTATATTAATGAAAATAAAATAGATGCCCTTTTGGTTCGAAGTGCTACTAAAGTACGTAAGGATTTAATAGATGCATGCCCTTCCCTAAAATTAATTGGTCGTGGTGGTGTTGGTATGGACAATATTGATGTTGCTTATGCCAAAGAAAAAGGATTGCACGTTATCAATACTCCTGCAGCATCATCTGCATCTGTGGCAGAATTGGTTTTTGCCCATTTGTATGGTGGTGTTCGTTTTCTTTACGATTCCAACAGAAACATGCCTCTAGAGGGTGAATCAAAATTTGGTCAACTTAAAAAAGCGTATGCTGGAGGGGTTGAACTTAGAGGAAAAACACTTGGAATAATCGGTATTGGTAGGATAGGACAAGAAACTGCAAAAATAGCTTTGGGTGTTGGAATGAAAGTGGTTGCTTTCGATCCGTTTATTGAAAATGTTACCATCCCTTTAGAGTTTTACGATGGACAAAAAGTGGAATTCAATATTAAAACAGTTGCCAAGGAAGAGGTTTTAAAACAAGCTGATTTTTTAACGCTTCACGTTCCTGCCCAGAAAGAATATGTTTTAGGCAAAAAGGAATTTGAAATTTTAAAAGATGGTGTTGGTGTTGTTAATGCTGCCCGTGGCGGGGTTATCGATGAAGTTGCTTTGGTAGAAGCTCTTGATAGTAAAAAATTATCTTTTGCTGGTATCGATGTATTTGAAAACGAACCTACCCCGGCTATAAAAGTTCTTATGCACCCTAATATTTCCTTGACACCACATATCGGTGCTGCTACTGCTGAAGCTCAGGATAGAATTGGTGTGGAGCTTGCAGATCAAATAGCAGATTTGTTGAAATAA
- a CDS encoding DUF937 domain-containing protein yields MSGLASLLDSDLGRQITQGISNETGTAEGKTSQLLGMALPLLTGAMKKNAASPEGASGLMNAINSKHDGSVLDNLGDFFGGGVNPSAVSDGAGILGHLLGGNQPQVENALSSKTGIDAGTVSKILKMAAPLVLGYLGKQTKQNNINDGNDMSSLLGSMLGGQSQENQNLITSLIDSDGDGSVLDDVADMVIGSNKKKGGLGGMLGNFLNS; encoded by the coding sequence ATGTCTGGACTAGCATCTTTATTGGATAGCGATCTTGGTCGCCAAATAACTCAGGGAATAAGCAATGAAACTGGAACTGCCGAAGGGAAGACTTCTCAACTTTTAGGAATGGCTTTACCACTGTTAACAGGTGCCATGAAAAAGAATGCAGCTTCTCCTGAAGGTGCAAGTGGTCTTATGAATGCTATTAATTCTAAGCACGACGGCAGTGTTTTGGATAACTTAGGTGACTTTTTTGGTGGTGGTGTAAATCCATCTGCTGTGAGCGATGGGGCTGGAATTCTAGGTCATTTGCTCGGGGGCAATCAACCGCAAGTAGAAAATGCTTTGAGCAGCAAAACTGGAATTGATGCAGGCACCGTAAGTAAAATTTTAAAAATGGCGGCACCATTGGTTTTAGGGTATTTGGGCAAGCAAACAAAGCAAAACAATATCAATGATGGAAACGATATGTCCAGCCTTCTTGGAAGTATGCTTGGCGGTCAATCGCAAGAGAATCAAAATCTCATTACCTCTTTAATTGACAGTGATGGCGATGGCAGTGTATTAGATGATGTTGCTGATATGGTTATTGGCTCCAATAAGAAAAAAGGTGGTCTTGGCGGTATGTTGGGCAATTTTCTAAACAGTTAG
- a CDS encoding DUF6146 family protein, translating to MKYIVSIIVLFTFLWSCSTTKKTELTNEEAMELYISDEEQAAFNTTGGKDTVEIADDSTEYRIIIIDPGFYTWLNSIARPEGYYSQQYMESRNNIYVINWNQRVMNPQQFNPNLYEMQIDYSPNIDYGYEVNYKLYNYFLYFQRKYNQRLGPFYPRIN from the coding sequence ATGAAATATATTGTATCCATAATAGTATTGTTCACCTTCCTGTGGTCGTGTTCTACCACAAAGAAAACCGAACTTACCAATGAGGAGGCTATGGAACTTTATATTTCCGATGAGGAACAAGCAGCTTTTAACACCACCGGCGGCAAAGATACTGTTGAAATTGCTGATGACAGTACGGAATATCGAATTATCATTATAGACCCTGGTTTCTACACTTGGCTGAATAGTATTGCCAGGCCAGAGGGTTATTATTCTCAACAATACATGGAAAGTAGGAACAATATTTATGTAATTAATTGGAACCAAAGGGTCATGAACCCACAACAATTCAATCCGAATTTATATGAAATGCAAATTGACTACAGTCCGAACATCGATTATGGCTATGAAGTAAACTACAAGCTTTACAATTACTTTTTATACTTCCAACGAAAGTACAATCAGCGACTAGGCCC